Genomic segment of Eretmochelys imbricata isolate rEreImb1 chromosome 24, rEreImb1.hap1, whole genome shotgun sequence:
AGCTGCCAGGCCGGGCGCTGCAGATGCATCAACAATTTCGGGGAGGGGGCGACGGGGGTGGCGCGGAAGCAGGCCCTGATCGTGGCGCGGTTCGTGGCCGGCTTCCTGGCGCCGCTGCTGGTCATCACGGCCTGCCACACGGTCGTGGCGCTGCGGGCCGGGCACCGGGGCCGCCGGCCCTGCCGCACGGCCAAGGTGGTGGCCGCCGTGGTGTTGAGCTTCttcctctgctggctgccctacCACGTCTTCAACTTCCTGCATGGCTCGCCCCGCAACCGGGCGGCCATCCGGGTGGGCGCCTCCCTGGCCTTCAGCCTCACCTGCCTGGGCTGCttcctcaaccccctgctctacgCCTTCCTGGGCCGCCGCTTCCAGGAGGGGCTGCGGGGCAGCAGCCGCGCCCGCTGGCTGGAGGCCGCCCTGGCCGAGGACTCGCTGGGCTGCGGCAGCGGGCGCCGACGCAACCGCTCGCTGGGCTCCACCACCTCCTCCGAGCTCCGGGTGGCGCAGCCGtgacggggcggggggcggggaggcgtgggggcggggggcagctgtGGGAGGGCTCCGAGCAAGACGTGCCTGGAGGCCGTGGGCCGCAccggagcagtgcatgctgggaggcCATGGGCCGCGccggagcagtgcatgctgggagccctgggccgcgccggagcagtgcatgctgggagtcCGTGGGCCACGccggagcagtgcatgctgggagcccagggttgtgccggagcagtgcatgctgggaggcCGTGGGCCGCGCCGgaccagtgcatgctgggagcccagggttgtgccggagcagtgcatgctgggaggcCATGGGCCACGCCgtagcagtgcatgctgggagccctgggccgtgccggagcagtgcatgctgggaggcCGTGGGCCGCGccggagcagtgcatgctgggaactcTTTCCCTCATTGGCCACACCGGAGCAATAATGGGCCACGCCCCTTTCCCACGCTGCAGGAACTCGGTGGTGCTCACTGGCCGCCGCCCCCACAGGGTGGGCGGGGCTGTTACAAGGCTGTGGCCGTGGCGGTTGCCGTGGATACCACCCCCTGGCCACcattttggggcctgattttcagaccgCGGCGGAGTGATTCCTAAAGCCAGGCTCTCTTTATACGGACGGCTCAGATCTACTTTTGTGACGTCGACCACCCCATTGGTTGGTGTATCGTTCCACCGATTAAGGCAGTCCATCCCAAAAAAAAGAACTCTGGAAATCCAGCCCCCTTTATACAGGAGCCGGCTCTACTTTCAAGGGACACCAACTGAGCATCCTTCCGCCACCAAAGGAGTCCCTCAAAACATAGGTCTCAAAACTGGACCCTTTTTATACAGGAGCCGGATCTACTTTCAGTATATGCTGATTGTGTGTCCTTCTGCCAAAAAAAATAGTCCCTCaaaaaaaaatagcagaaaaCCAGACCCTTTTCGTACAGAATCCCTGTGACGTTCCTCCATAACTTGTGCGTGTGTCCTTCCGCCAAACAATAAAAGGTGAAATAGCCCcttaaaaatcttaaaataaagCTCCATCTTATGCAGGTACCGGGACTACTTCCTTTGTCATCGTCTCGCGCTCTGTTTTGTGGCCTTCCACCACAAAATATAGTCCCTGAAACACCCATGGGAAAGCTGCGCCCTTTAAATACAAGGGCTGGGTCTTATTACGCCCCCTGTCTGTCTTCTTCCACTCAAAAGAAGTAGTCCACCCCACAAGTAGAGGGCGTCTCCTTGTCTCCTTTGTATCCTGTCCCGGACAGATGAACGCCAGCAAAAATAGCCCCTCCAATAAGCATCCTGAGAGGCCTGCTCTGTGATACAGGCCAGAACTCTGCCGCCCTCCCCCTGAGCTGTGTATCCTCCGCCGTCCCGGCAATAGCCTCTCCCAAGAAACAGTGAAAAAAGCTGCCAAAGTGGCTTGGGTTTCTATGAAAGACCAAAGGCAGAGGGTGTGACTTTAGCCCTGGGGGGGCTGCGCCTGGATGGAACAGCCAGTGGGGTAGAGCTCTGCAAGCCCTGCCCCTGGGCGGAGTCATGCCGCTTAGTGGGCAGGGCTTGGTAAGCCCCTCCCATGGGCGGCGCCATGTCTTTTAGTGGGTGGGGCTGTGGCTCTGGCCCTCCCAGTTGCCACCTGGGGTGTTTGTTACAGAGAAAGGAACGGGTGAGACTTGTCCACGGCCACATGGTGAATCAGTGAgacagctgggaattgaacccaggagtcctggttccctgcctccctgctctaaccactagaccccacaccCCTCACAGAAttgaggatagaacccaggcatcctggctcccagcgtcCCGCTCtcacccactagaccccactcccctcccagagccggggagagaacccaggagtcctggctgccagcctgccgctgctctaacccactagaccccacttccctcacagagcagggggagaacccaggtatcctggctgccagccctgctgctctcacccactagatcccactcccctcccagagccggggagagaacccaggagtcctggctgccagcctgtcgctgctctaacccactagaccccactcccctcccaaagccggggagagaacccaggagtcctggctcccagcccacctcGCTCTTAcccactaaaccccactcccctcccagagccggggagagaacccaggagtcctggctgccagcctgtcactgctctaacccactagaccccactcccctcccaaagccggggagagaacccaggagtcctggctcccagcccacctcGCTCTTAcccactaaaccccactcccctcccaaagccgGGGAGAGaatgcaggagtcctggctcccagcccacctcGCTcttacccactagaccccactcccctcccagagcagggggagaacccaggagtcctggctgccagccccactgctctcaccccctagaccccactccccgcccagGGCTGGCAAAGGGAGCCAGGGGTGTCTTTCCCCGGGCATGGCGGGCGGCCGGGGCTCCAACCTGGCTCGCAGCAGGAGGAAGACGATACCTCCAGTTCCAGATCTGGAAAGGGGAAGCTGAGGCCCCTGCTCTGGGGCCAGGGGAGTTTTTCACCAGTGGATGAAGCAACCCGGCTTCCCATCCTACCGGTCGGGGAGGAAGCGAAAGCCCAGGGCAGAGGTGGGCGAGGGGtggcagagcacccaccagcagccccacggatcagcccctccccctccctcccaggccagcacctcccacccaccgtgatcacctgggaggggagggagaggagcgggggcaggaagagatgggggagggggcggaatggggcaggagtgggggcttgggggaaggggtggagtgggagcagagcgagggtgggaagaggtggggtggcgGCTTGGcggaaggggtgcagtgggggcagggtctggggcggagcaggggtggtaagaggtggggtgcagggttgggggaaggggtgcagtgggagcagagcgggggtgggaagaggtggggtggggggttgggggaaggggtgcagtggaagcagagcgggggtgggaagaggtggggtgtggggttgggggaaggggtgcagtgggagcagagcgggggtgggaagaggtggggttgggggaaggggtgcagtggggcagggcctagggcagagcgggggtcgagcccccccatGGATGGCTGGGCGCTGACAAGACGCCCACCAAAGGCAACACCCCCGCCAAGTCCAGCCCAGCACCCTAAGGCCTTGCCATGCAAGGTGGAGCAGAGCATGCTGGGAActcttgccccccgccccccttggcCATGGTGCAGctgtgcatgctgggagctgccTGACACCTCGCTTGGCTGCTCTGCcgcagtgcattgtgggactcctcccccgccccagttgCTCACGCCTGGCTCCTAAGCGAGCCCTGCCCCATGTCCCCACCCGCTCctcccggacacctgggttctcccCTGCCGGCCCTGCCACGACCCCACCGCTCCCGCCCCGacggccccccgcccccgcccccacgctGGCGGCCGCAGgtggtgtcccccccccccagcccacttcTCCTTTTCAGCGCATCACTGCCCCAGCGCGTCCGCTCTGGCTGGGGCCCaaccccggggggcggggggcgggggcggggggcggggggcggtctGGCAGCCGCCGGGTTCCCGGAAAACAAGCTCAGGGCCAGACACAAGCGCACGGGGCCGGCGGGCGCTGCCTCCCCAGGTAACGGGGTGgggggcccccccagcccctgtcgCGGCCGGACCGGGAACAGGGGCAGGGGccgggtgggggggtaatagacTATCTCTGTGcgtggggggggccggggggtgcACACGTTGTGTGTCAGCTGTGTGTGCGTTATAACCATcgctccctgtgtgtgtgtctgcaggcACGCGTTGTGTGTCGGTCGTGGCTGTGTGTGTTATAACACTGGGTCTGTGCGTGCCCACGTTGTGTGTCggtcgtggctgtgtgtgtgttatgacacggggtctgtgcgtgcccacgttgtgtgtcggtcgtggctgtgtgtgtgttatgacaCTAGGTCTGTGCGTGCCCACGTTGTGTGTCGGTCGTGGCTGTGTGTGTTATAACACGGGGTCTGTGCGTGCCCACGTTGTGTGTCGGTCGTGGCTGTGTGTGTTATAACACTGGGTCTCTGCGTGCCCACGTTGTGTGTCggtcgtggctgtgtgtgtgttataacacTGGGTCTCTGCGTGCCCACGTTGTGTGTCGGtcgttgctgtgtgtgtgttataacacggggtctgtgcgtgcccacgttgtgtgtcggtcgtggctgtgtgtgtgttataacacggggtctgtgcgtgcccacgttgtgtgtcggtcgtggctgtgtgtgtgttataacacGGGGTCTGTGCGTGCCCACGTTGTGTGTCGGTCGTGGCTGTGTGTGTTATAACACTGGGTCTGTGCGTGCCCACGTTGTGTGTTGGTTGTGGCTGTGTGTGTTATAACACTAGGTCTGTGCGTGCCCACGTTGTGTGTCGGTCGTGGCTGTGTGTGTTATAACACTGGGTCTGTGCGTGCCCACGTTGTGTGTCggtcgtggctgtgtgtgtgttataacactgggtctgtgcgtgcccacgttgtgtgtcggtcgtggctgtgtgtgtgttataacactgggtctgtgcgtgcccacgttgtgtgtcggtcgtggctgtgtgtgtgttataacacTAGGTCTGTGCGTGCACACGTGTTGTGTGTCGGTCGTGGCTGTGTGTGTTATGACACTGGGTCTGTGCGTGCCCATGTTGTGTGTCGGTCGTGGCTGTGTGTGTTATAACACGGGGTCTGTGCGTGCCCACGTTGTGTGTCGGTCGTGGCTGTGTGTGTTATAACACGGGGTCTCTGCGTGCCCACGTTGTGTGTTggtcgtggctgtgtgtgtgttatgacaCGGGGTCTGTGCGTGCCCACGTTGTGTGTTGGTCGTGGCTGTGTGTGTTATGACACTCCGGGTCTGTGCGTGCCCACGTTGTGTGTCGGTCGTGGCTGTGTGTGTTATGACACGGGGTCTGTGCGTGCCCACGTTGTGTGTCGGTCGTGGCTGTGTGTGTTATAACACGGGGTCTCTGCGTGCCCACGTTGTGTGTCggtcgtggctgtgtgtgtgttataacacTAGGTCTGTGCGTGCCCACGTTGTGTGTCGGTCGTGGCTGTGTGTGTTATAACACGGGGTCTGTGTGTGCCCACGTTGTGTGTCggtcgtggctgtgtgtgtgttatgacaCTCCGGGTCTGTGCGTGCCCACGTTGTGTGTCGGTCGTGGCTGTGTGTGTTATGACACGGGGTCTGTGCGTGCCCACGTTGTGTGTCGGTCGTGGCTGTGTGTGTTATAACACGGGGTCTCTGCGTGCCCACGTTGTGTGTCggtcgtggctgtgtgtgtgttataacacTAGGTCTGTGCGTGCCCACGTTGTGTGTCGGTCGTGGCTGTGTGTGTTATAACACGGGGTCTGTGCGTGCCCACGTTGTGTGTCggtcgtggctgtgtgtgtgttataacacTAGGTCTGTGCGTGCCCACGTTGTGTGTCGGTCGTGGCTGTGTGTGTTATGACACGGGGTCTGTGCGTGCCCACGTTGTGTGTCGGTCGTGGCTGTGTGTGTTATAACACGGGGTCTCTGCGTGCCCACGTTGTGTGTCggtcgtggctgtgtgtgtgttatgacaCGGGGTCTGTGTGTGCCCACGTTGTGTGTCGGTCGTGGCTGTGTGTGTTATGACACGGGGTCTGTGCGTGCCCACGTTGTGTGTCggtcgtggctgtgtgtgtgttataacacTAGGTCTGTGCGTGCCCACGTTGTGTGTCGGTCGTGGCTGTGTGTGCGTTATAACACGGGGTCTGTGCGTGCCCACGTTGTGTGTCGGTCGTGGCTGTGTGTGCCTTATAACACGGGGTCTGTGCGTGCCCACGTTGTGTGTCAgtcgtggctgtgtgtgtgttatgacacggggtctgtgcgtgcccacgttgtgtgtcggtcatggctgtgtgtgtgttctaacACGGGGTCTGTGCGTGCCCACGTTGTGTGTCggtcgtggctgtgtgtgtgttatgacacggggtctgtgcgtgcccacgttgtgtgtcggtcgtggctgtgtgtgtgttataacacggggtctgtgcgtgcccacgttgtgtgtcggtcgtggctgtgtgtgtgttataataCGGGGTCTGTGCGTGCCCACGTTGTGTGTCGGTCGTGGCTGTGTGTGCGTTATAACACGGGGTCTGTGCGTGCCCACGTTGTGTGTCGGTCGTGGCTGTCTGTGTGTTATAACACGGGGTCTGTGCGTGCCCACGTTGTGTGTCGGTCGTGGCTGTGTGTGTTCTAACACGGGGTCTGTGTGTGCCCATGTTGTGTGTCggtcgtggctgtgtgtgtgttctaacACGGGGTCTGTGCGTGCCCACGTTGTGTGTCGGTCGTGGCTGTGTGTGTTATAACACGGGGTCTGTGCGTGCCCACGTTGTGTGTCGGTCGTGGCTGTGTGTGTTATAACACTGGGTCTCTGCGTGCCCACGTTGTGTGTCggtcgtggctgtgtgtgtgttataacacTAGGTCTGTGCGTGCCCACGTTGTGTGTCggtcgtggctgtgtgtgtgttctaacACGGGGTCTGTGCGTGCCCACGTTGTGTGTCggtcgtggctgtgtgtgtgttatgacaCGGGGTCTGTGCGTGCCCACGTTGTGTGTC
This window contains:
- the LOC144279842 gene encoding chemerin-like receptor 1; its protein translation is MASPVPTRSWGQVSGNATPPVANISSTHTSNVLNQLSVAIFVVSTLLGLVGNGLVVWVTTFRMRRTVNSIWFLSLALADLLYSLLLPFYAAKTAAGNHWAFGNFLCKAVNSLLFLSMFASVFQLTLISADRCLLVARPIWAQRLRTPRWAWGLAGGAWLLAGAFSVPYLVFRQVSCQAGRCRCINNFGEGATGVARKQALIVARFVAGFLAPLLVITACHTVVALRAGHRGRRPCRTAKVVAAVVLSFFLCWLPYHVFNFLHGSPRNRAAIRVGASLAFSLTCLGCFLNPLLYAFLGRRFQEGLRGSSRARWLEAALAEDSLGCGSGRRRNRSLGSTTSSELRVAQP